The Periophthalmus magnuspinnatus isolate fPerMag1 chromosome 17, fPerMag1.2.pri, whole genome shotgun sequence sequence CGGAAATTACTTGcacgtgtttttttttgcccttcaaaaatatatttgtgttgttgtgaaGTGCTTTTTCTGCAGGCATTGATAACTGCCAAACAAATTGGTTTTAACTTGGTGCCTGCTGAGACAAATCATCAAATTCTTTGAAATATTTATAGTAAACATTCAGCATCAAGTGGTCATTTTTACTTGGAAAGCAGGTAGTGTCTCATGCTTTTCCTCTGGAGCACTTGATCATTCATGTAGCAAGAGTCTGATGCATATGTTTTGACCTCAATAGTTGAAAACTAAAGCATAGATGGACTTTTGATtgggtgtgtttttatttattcttcagTATTAgagtgtattgttttataacGTGGTCAAGTGTCTAATATGCTTGGTTTTTTGCACTTGCTGATTCacatgtgaatgtggtgtgtttaatgttttgtgtgtcATGGTCAATAGCCTTTGAAGAGATTTGTAAAGATAGACTTAAACGTGGATTTTTTTCACGTTACATTTATTGTGCTCACTCCTGCTGTATTTATATCCAAAGCAACTTtttcttatgttttgtttttgaagtattttaaaGGTATTACATTATTGTCCAGTCAATAGTGCGCATacatttcatctttttttaagagtttagataTAACTTAGCTGAGTGGACATGTGCCATAACCTAATTTTACAAGTGGTATGAATGTTTGAAAAGCTTTGCTAAACCTGTACGAAATGCCGAACAAGGTTTTACTTGTTTGCAAGTTAAGTGGACATATTGTTTTCTTCAgtagtttttgttcattttctgcTGCAATAATATAAAttctttacaaataaaacaaagtatagatttaaaagttttatatatttctttatttcaacAACATTGTTGTTATCACAACACACGTTCATTGGAAGCAAGAGATAAATCCTGCCTCATATTCGAGTTTATAATGCAAAAACTCAAAGTCAGTCTCTATCACATAGAAGCTGTATATACAAACGCAACTCATAACCAATAATACATATACTGCAGTACAAATCCCTAATAAATATCAAAAGGGTTTGTTTACGCTCTAACAAAGTGCTCAATTCctcatatttgtttgtttactttgttttaacaatattttggtATTTAGAAAATCCAACACTGTCTTTGAAATACTTGGCAACAGACAAGAATTTGAGCGCAAACAAAACCTGACTTGGCAGCTCTCAGAATTACAAGCACTATTTCAAGGCAATTTCACCTCAAAGTGAAGCAGCTCCTGCTAAAAGCTCAAAGGCAAGCAAAGCAACATCAATCAGAGCTTTCATAGGGTGGATAATATACTGTGTAGTGTAACATGAAGATATTTTATCACACGCCCTATTACACTTAAACAAAAGTGTACCACACACTGCCTATAAATCACACAGATGTAGCAAAGTCATAAAACTATGCTCAATTTCAAATTAAGCTATTGCACAGCTACCCATGATAACAAATTTGCAAAAAGGCAAATGTAGTCTCAATGTAAAAcactccattcacacacacatatttatttacagCATAAATGGCAggagaaaaaactaaaacaggttTCACTTAAATACATGAGGACAGTGACCCCACCAGTAGTCTGCCAAAGTTTGTGTCTTCTGAGAACCCATCTACATTGCCACTTCCACAGGAATGCTTAAAGTCTGAACCAAgagaaataacacaataaaaagtTATTTGGCAAAACAAAAGTTTACCACAAATCTTTACCCCAAAGCATCGGGTCCCAAATGTCTCTTCACAACATTGGTCCAAAAAGGAGCCTTTAACGACTCATGTCTAACAGTTACCGTCTCTGGTCATCCATAGGCTTTCACATGGATACGACAAGTCAGAAAGAAGTTCAAAGCTCAAACTTTGGCAACTACTGGCAAGCCCCTGTGCcatgattttcaaaaacaaaatgcactcaAAAAAGTATTGTATGGTCTAACAGTAATGGACTAATCTAATAATAAATCTAGAGTTAATCAAAGGCAAATTCTAGTCAGTTAAACAATTAAACAATGGTGGTGCAGCataattattaattcaaacaTAATTACTGCACATGCCAATATGAATACTCCTTTTGTGGATCCAGTGGAATATGTTAAGCAAACATTTGAAGTTAAATCtacatgtttttaatatgatttttgttATGTGCAAGACAAGCTAATACAGAGACCCACTTGGATTATTAGCTACTCCTAACATCTGACTTTTGGTTcaaatttttcacatttctcctCATATACTTACATTTTCTCAAGTATATAACCAATAAGCAGTGATCATGGACATACATTCCTCCACTGTGTAGTAatacattgtgatgtcattgcaTTGAATTTGCAAAAAAATGTCCTCATAAAAAGCCTCTTGCTTTTCTGTGATGGCCAGTTTTGAGAGTTTCTTGTCTTTGAGTGATAATTAACACACactattgtttttgttgttgtggtgtgaGGATTCCTTTCTCAAGCCACTGGTAAACATGCACAAACATATATTCCCTTCAGGTTGGCTGGCTCATTCTCACATAGATGCTCCTAGAGACAAATCTGAGTTTGGATGAGAAAACATAGAAATGCATATTTTATCCATAGACCCAGACACACTTTCGAAGCAACTTTATCCAGCTCCTTGCAAAGGATGCACGTCTCTGAAACCATCGAGACACATGTCAAACACTTTCTTTTGTCACACTCATGGCAAGGCAAACTGCTCACTGAATCACTCAAAGACATCATGGCTGACTCAGCAAGGTAAGGCTTGCAGACTTTACTGAGGGAGTATTGTCTGTAAGGGACAAAGGGAGGGTAGAAGCTCTTTTGAGGCTGaaattattttactgtttttttttgtgaagtaaTGGCTGGTGATGGAGCTTAAAACCAGGGAGGAAGTCATGGCTGTTTTTTTGCTTAGAGGTGATAGCGTTGAGGCTGGTTTAAGTCTAAAGCAGGCATTGGCTGGTACGCTTCCTTGTTGCAAAGCGCTGATTGGCTGCACCACAGGAGGTCATGACACTGCAATCAGAAGACCATTCTCTAGCAGACTCTCCTGGCTCTTCAgctgaaaaatatcaaatatcaaaatattaaaGAACAATTGGAGGTAAATTATTGTAGCACATGGTTAACAGCAAAATGATCAAGTAAGGTTTTGTAAGGTATTAGTGTTGGAAGATGCAGAACTGAcgatgacaaaaacaaaagaaaagttgGAATTTGGACTCAAGCAAACATACCATTTTGTATTGTGAATGAACATAATACAATCTGTCCTGATCTCATTCAACTTTGACACCTTGGGAAAAGAACATAGTGTATATAGAATATGGAAACAATGAATGGATCAGTTATGAATAGGCAGAGCTTTAAAACACTATCCAATTTCAATAGGAGGCATTTATTGTCTCTAGATGGCCATTTTATTGTCTTTAGCTATCTcccaagctaaaaaaaacacaacaacatattCATCCACACAGCttataaatgttattattattgttgttgattgATAGTAGACTTTCTAACAGTTcctggaaacaaaacaaatatgatggCATGGTAAAGCAGTGAATCTAGCATGGTTAGAAAAAGCAGGTTTATAATAAGTGAAAGGACAACACAGATTGCCCTCCGCTTTATGAATGAGAATCAGCAGCCGTTGGAACAATTACCACACTCACAAGACACGAGATGCAAAACAGTTACCAGtgtaaggagaggaggaggagctaagAGAGGACAGTTTCAACTCGTTCTTCTGGGTGTTTAAGAAAGACAATTTATGGTGAGAAAGGACAGACATGGGTTCACAGAGCTACAGTCGAAAACATTCAACTACACAACCATGAAAACAATATCAAATCTGTTATTATTTACCTCCAAATTTGTCCTGGCTTTCTTTAGCACATCTCGAGTTCTTGACACTAAAAGAAATAATGTTGCGTCATTTTATAAAGATTTTAATCTATATTCTGCTTGAGGACGAGTGAACTTACACTGACTGACGATGAAGTGCTCCATACTTTCCTTTGTACGGCTGGTGCTTCTCAGTCTTTGAATTGTCCCTTTGAGCACCTCTTCTTGCTCCGACACGCGCAGTTTGAGCGACAGAATCTCCTCCTGAAGGCACTGCTCCTGAATCAACGCAGCAAAAAAAGTTAACTCCATATTTCTAACAGACAATTAACACATCATCGCATTTCACTTACCTTCTTAAGGCTCTGTATTGAGGCATCAGTGCTGGGCAGAGCTGCTCTCCAAAACATCTTCAGCAGAGACATGGCCTCCTCAAAGATTTGCCTCAGTGTTTTGGTGTTGGCAATTAACATTTTAATGCAACTATCGTCCAGGACCTGCAGAGGATATGGTTTAACATTTTTCATAATAgatatcatttatttttttaaataatgttgaaaatagTATTGTTTCCTACATTTTTACAGCCCTGCGTATAGTTTTCTTTCAGTGATGAACCCTGGCATGATTGTAGTGTAGCATCTATCTGCTGGACAAGACTGCAGCCCTCCAGAATCTGCTGCTGCAGGGCACTAAAGTCATCCACATGCCCAATGACATGACGACCGTTACGGTTTGCAAAGGATCCATCAGGGGCCTCTCCCTCCAACTCAGCATGAGGGTCAAATGTGTCTATTGGTCAGAGAATTACAGGTAATGGTTAATTATAGCATTATAGCAATTCTAGCAATTATTTATGGTATTTTAGTTAATTTAACAATGTATGAGTCAAGCTACATGCAGTGCAATTAAGAATCACACCATTCGCAGTGCTATGGCAATCTTCCAGATCTGAGTAGGGCGGACCGGGGGAGCCACAGTTAAACAGACCAATGTCCCTGACAGGTGGAGACGGAGCGGGGtctgtagagcacacacacgcacactcagAGTAGCACACTGCATTCTGAAGTACCACAAAGTTAGTCTTATACTATTTGCAGTGGTGAGGACGTATCGTGTCTCACCATGCAGAAGCTGGCGTTTGTAGAAGCTTTCTCTCTGTGGGCTGGCAGTGAGGGCACACAAGGTCCTGGGTGAGCCCAGTTTCTGCTCCAGCTGTTTGAGGGTGCTGTTCTCCTGGATGCTGTTCTGCAGTTGGGCACGGAGACTCCTCACTTCCCCTAGGAGCTCCGCAAGCTCCACTGGCAGGATGGGAAGCTCAGACAAGAAACCTGTATACAGAAAGTATAATTTTAATTTCCACCAGAGGGTGCCATTTATGTTATGTATTtgacagaaacaaaaatgacCTTTGCTTGTCCTTGTTCTAGCACACACTTGGTCATACACCTGCAGTTCACCCTGCAGGGAGTGGATGAGGTCCCTGCTTTCACACAGCTGCTGCTGCAGAAGAGACACGTCATGCTGAAGCCTGAAAATAGTGAACAAAGTCAAAGCGGGCCAATTTAAGgtaaaaagcatttaaaattcTGTTGTGTAGTTCATACAAACTAACCTGTTGCTTTGCTCTTGGGTCATCTGTCGCTCCTGCCTTAATACATTGAGCTGTTGTCCCTGTTCTTGACTATGTATCTGTAGACGCCTCAGCTCCTCTTTCCACTGCTCTGCCTCCAATTCTGCTTGTTTAAGGCGAGCACGTGCTGTGAATACTGCATCCCGCAACTGTCCCACCTCTTCACCTGAGAACATACCCAGTAAAAGATGTCAAATCTATCCTCTAACTAAATTACAGTGTCCTCAACACACTTCATGTGGAGACCTTCCCTTGGTTTTAGTTGAATTACCTGTGCTTGTCTGGAGACGTGACTGTAGGCCCTGATTCTCCTCTTTAAGGACTCTAATCTCATTGGACAGTTGCGTAACTGTATCAAGCCCTTGAATGTAGATGTTTGTAGGTGCTCCTTAAAAACAGTAATATTTACGTTATTTACTAACGACCATACTTTATGGTTCTTGATAAATATATCAACAATACCTCCTTCACGCCCGGTGCTTGCCAGCCTCTCCTCCAGTTGCTGACGCAGTCTCTCATTTGTTCGAATGGATTCTTCTAAACGCTGACGTAGACACTTCACTTCCTGTAAGTGCTCCTCTATCAAGTGCATCCctgaaaaaatgtatgtattaaagGCCATTGTATATAATTGGTCAGAATTAATAAGCATCTCACTACAATAAAGAACACCTGTTACCTGCTAGACTGTTACCAGGATGTTCTGTTAATCCAGAGTAGCTTAGAGTTGGTGGAGCCTTACTCTCCATGTCCCATAAAGGCCCTGCTGTTACTAAACCAGAGTCTGACTTCAGTGAATAGTCTTCCGGGATTCCTAATTGGTATTGTTGAAAGGCATGATGGGATAGCTGGCTGTGGTTGAGAATGTTTAGTTGGTTGTGGTCTCCTGATGAAAATGAACCTGTACAGACACATACAAAAGTAAAATCAAACAGGTTATATAAAACTCTATTAACACCACTCCTTGTCCCTTACCCCTGTTCTTCTCATATAGTATGTCCAGCTCAGGCCGAACAGCATTAGCAGACAAAGCTCTGGGTTGAGGGGCAGGGGAGAGCTCCTTACCCCAAACATCAATGCCATAGGGAAAAGGAAAGGAGGGCTGGGGCAATGGGGCTGGAGGAGAATGATAATGATGGTGAGAGGCAGACAATACAAAAGTGAATGCTTTTGCTACTGCTGTCACGCCTTAACCACGTATACGGACCATACCTCCAGCAAAAGGAGCAGAGCTAAGCATGTTGGGACAGCTGCTGGAAGACTTGAGTGGGCGATGTGAATAAGGGGATAGGAAGACTACAAGAGGGGAATGGTTTgtgaagtaaacaaaagaaaaatgtcagagaaaaacatgtaaacGTCATCCGTACCTCTCTGTTCTGATCCAAATCGTCCTGGCTGCAGGCTGTGCTCCCCTGGATACTCTGGCCTATCTGCCTCTGAGCACAAGTCCAAGTCTTCAGTGCCTTGGAACTCGTCCGACACCAAAGATGTCCGGTCTGATTGGTCGGTGGTTTCAGAAAGGGCATGACAACTAGAAGGAGTTTCTGCACGGTGCTGGAGCTTGGAGTGGAGTGACTCAATGATTTTATCTTTCTGCTGAAGCTCCTTACTTAGTCTATATGGGAAAAGATAAAATTGTTTTagtataaaacaaataattactTAGTACTAAAGCTACACATATGtacacaacacaagacacatataaagacagtaaaaagagTTATTGAAACCAATTCTGATGTGGTCACAGTGCATCTTACTGTTTCAGTTTCTGAAGCATTAATTCCCGGTCTTTCTCCAACATAAATTTTAACAGAGCTGCTTGTCTCATTTGGCTTCGACTTGAATTCATTGAAAAAGACCATAAAGAATCTCTGTAGATTGGGCTGCTCTTTGAAATCATCATTTTCCACAAAGGAGCCATGTACTGTTTAATCCAAAGCAAAAATTccacaaaaatgaatgaatatctACAAAAATTTGAATACTATTGTCTTGTAAACAGGCTGACAGAGGCTGCTCCTACACTCACTCGCTGAGCCTCTTAAGCCAAACTGGTGCGCACCTGCAGTAGTGCGTTCACCTCAAGAGTCTTAACAGTAAAGGATTCAAGCTGTGGCCTGGAAATGGATTATTGGCAATCCCTCTGTCCCCTGGGCACTGCAGGAAGCCATGTGGAAGGCTACAAACGTGTAGCAGTATGTCACATGACAAGTAAGCACTTGCCCAATGTAAGGACTGactcaaaaaaacaatatgCTCAAATAACATATTCCAGTGTTTTATAGGTTGTATATAAGTAATGTATATACTTGGTCTGATTATTGTAAAGAATACAGAGTCAAGGTACACTTTCCTAAATGACTCCACTGTAATTTACAATAGCCTGTTGCAAAATCATAGCTTTATATGTGATAACAAGATATCCTAAAAATGTATAGAACTCACCTTAAGGCAAGAAGTGTAGCTGTCTTATCATCACAGCTCTCAGTGCAGTCTCCTAAAAGCACAATGAAGAATCAATGTACAACAGTCATTCTTGTATAGAATTAATTGCAGTGTAATTTCACAAGGCTCTTTCTTACTTCCGCTAATCTTTGAAACAACTCTTTGAGCCAGAGCAGTGCTTTGGGCCAGCTGCTCTCTGAAACTTTGGCCCATATAGTAATCAATGTCATTGGAACGAAGTAGCTCTTCAAAAGTCTGTTAATAAAGGAAAAATTCAAATTAGGAGGTTGTAATTTCCTTACATTTCACAAATGAGCATATAGGGACCTTTGTGGTGTCTCCCAGGTGTTGGCTGAGTATATGGCAGACTCCTTGGCCTTCCCTAATCCTCTGCCTCAGATGGGACAGTTCACGTGCTTGTGCCTGAATCAAAGAATTGTACTTCCTGCAAAAACACAGGCATTGATTTAAGAAATCACTGATATGCACTATGCcatatatattttatgacaTCATTTTTTGTATTGCATTTACCCAGGCCATGTGGCACATTTTGTCTCTTCTGATTGTTCCTTGCTGTCCTTCCTGGAGTTTCTCAGTTGGGTTTCCAAAGATGCTACTCTTTCCATGAGTTCTTGAAGTGCTTTGTTGCGGCTGGACCCTGAGAGCGTTCCTTGAGGATCGGACATCCACCCTTCATCCTCTTCCACACCACTTGGTGCAGGGGATTTAGCCAACGCCCAGTTTACCTAAAAGACATATGATCAGTGGTAATTAAAGGTACATTCTGTGctaaaagcagaaaaaatgacaaataccTTTCGTGGGGTTCTCTCAAGGCTGGAGGCATAATCACTGGTGGCTGACAAAGAGCGTACTCTCATTTGTAGTCCACGAATCACTTTGTGACAATGTGTGAGCTGAGAACGCAGATCTTGGACCAGATGTTGAAGGGAGCTGGGATCTCCTCTTGTTTTAAAGGGCTCTGGGTCACCAGTGTTACCAGCATACCAGCCTCTGCCTTCACCCTCATAATCTTGATGCTGTGACAGTGCAGTGCACATCTCTAGGTCATCAAACTCTGAAGGGAAAGGATAAAGATGACAAAATTAATATCAGGATATAAAATTGGTATAATTgtatattatttgtattgtacCTGGACTACTAGCATCCTCTCGCTCTGCTTCGTTTTCACTACGACCACAGGTCTCATATCCCAGGTCTTGCAGATCCACTTGCACGTGCTTACTGGCCTGTTTGATGGATGTCTCTGCTATAGAAACATCACAGTTAGTGCATGTATGTGTAGGTATGATGAGTGGATGTGCAGGCATCTTGTGGTTGATGAAGACTCACTCAGCAGATCTCTGTAGTCTTTCATCTGTTCAGCCTGAGCATGGACTGTGGCCTCAGACACCATCAGTCTCTCCTGCAGTTCTCTGTTCTCCTGACAGCTCAGAGCCAGATCAGAGCGCAGACGGGATGCCTGTTccctcagaccctcctctaTGTCCTGCCAGCACTCTGGGGTCTTACTGGGAGGTCCCACCCCCTAAGACAGTTCATTGGAATATGATGTTTCagaattataaatatttaagtaaCTAAAATAATGTGTTGCAACTTACAACAACATTGCCCTTATAGGAAGATAGAATAGGTCTCTTTTGATGCTGATCACTGGCAAAAGGAgattcctcctcttcatcactctccttgtcctcttccccctctgtctccagcTCATCTTCAGTTTCCTGGTCACTCAAACACTGCTCTACATTAGTCtggttatggctttctttaagAGCTAAATTTTCCTGCTGCAGCTTCCTTAAAGTGctcctgaaaaaaaaagttgcatgttaaaaactgtgaaaagagttTAAGTAAATTAGTATTAGTCAAGAAACCAATTCAGACgttctccaaaaaaaaaaaaaaaaaactttctagattttttatttaaaatgaatacattCAGAATATATAGCTAATAgctttattgtatatttatattaacaAAGATGCATAAGGCAAACTTAATACAGTGTGATGGGACAAATACCTCATATGGGCAAATGAAGTAAACCCATCTCTCTCCAGCTGTAACTGGATTTCTTCAAGTTCAGCTTCAAGTGTTGTCCTTTCTTCTTCAAGCTGTTGTATCTCAGAAGCCTAAAAAGACAAACTAATTGTAGGAATCTGAAGCTGAAAATCAGTGTAATATAATAGTTTGAATCATTAAATTACCTGGATGGATGTAAAACTGTGCACTGTTACTTTACAGTCCTCCTCTTCTATGCTGTCAGAAAACTCCTCACTGCTGCAGTCATCATCAAAGTCTTTCTCTACGACTGAGATGagctctaaaaataaccaaacaaaaataaccaatCATTATTTTTCAGTTATTAGTTGTTCTATCATAGACAGTTGAATGTGTGAGCTGTGCCTCGGCTGTAACATTTTTCCGTCTCTCCCAGACTCACAGTGAAGTCATGGGACAGAAGGGAAATGTTATGTCATACACTTAACAGAAgccaaatacatttaaaccaaagaaaactttttttatatatagtattTAGGCTCACTTTGAACAGGAGACAATGTACTCTTCAGACAGTGTTCTACAGTTACTGTGAATCGAGTTAAGTAACTGAATGTAGGAGAAAACTGCAGCTGAGAACAAACTGAGGAGTAGGAATTTCAAAGgcaaacagttacataacagcCCTAGATAATGTTATCTGCCATAGTATCTCTGGGTAAGTCGAAGCAGTTatcttttgatttatttatttttgtgaaagatGGAATAGATAGAATAGTTTGACTGTTGGGCAATAATGTATTCATCCTATAAAGATAAGCTATGAGTGGATCTGTAACAGAATATAATGAGCACAGTCTTTTTTGTGCTGTGCTGTATTTATGTAAGAGGGTAGTCAAGGGCTTTCATTTGGTGCTTCTTGTGTTGGACAGAAAAATAGCCATGCAAACATGAAAACCATGCCACAGTTTCATGCATGAGGACAGCTTATTTAAAAAAGATAACGGGTCTCGATTATACAAGTATGTTAGATAGTGTACATATTTGTTCTTAGCTTTTATGCAGTGACAGTGTATAATATATATTGTTATTTGGGCTCTGGGGAGGGGATTCATGTTCAAACACAAGTAAAGTCATGAAAAACAGTGCTTTTGTCACAACCCCAATATGTTTATTGCAGTTGCATTTGTTGTACAAAGATTGTCAAGGATTCCACCTTATAGAttaaaaagaacaagaacaatgCCTACAGAGAGTAAATGTTTTAACGATTAAGAGTTATAACTGgtatttctgtttttgtaataaagacCAAAGGGACAGGTTGGTTGATGAAACTAATGGTTGACTGATGAAACAGATACATTTGTGTatgtgtcatgatgtcagttttccctgtcctcccgtgctctctccccctcccctacctgtgtgtctggagctgggtggagtgcctgactcctcccgtgcacacctggggtgcatcagcctaatcaccaccacctgctgctgagtacaagaaggcttggcagtctacactcggtgccagaccgtccgcgtgtaaaacgtgaatgtttcttgctaagctttgttatatggtactttccggcaaatgctcatttggatttatgcaccctccagattcctgcccctactcgcccagctccggccgccacgttccagtcccgg is a genomic window containing:
- the wu:fj49a02 gene encoding myomegalin isoform X3, which codes for MSNGYRTLSQHLNDLKKENFSLKLRIYFLEERIQQKYEESSEDVYRSNIELKVEVESLKQELQEKQQLLDKALKTAESLTNHNEAELQRRCQERQQEIDQMQQVLETKIQLLQEEAQLARSEADLMASLAGSQSQASLLSLDTPMDDIPEEDRQQDIWPPSNTSKDRLIEELTKELRCKEAFITELTNEKNSLTRQVGELEGQVQELSSSLLQKDKDVDFYQEELGRERLRIEEEMQSLVEEQQSQLNQYECAAGQCVSELQKAQLQVQSLQAKFHESEANNMKLQEKLNEMECELRLLRQSSQSQERTIQGLNDCINTKDNEAQELYQMLEGQNATLCKLKEMVQRNQLSQSKSPEGSTEALTVAQLQGELVAVQSSLFSLGLELEASQRSLRQSQRREADLLKFKDRLDSDLQEAVQHREVTEKHNQSLHCTLQKTCSELQTKDAALKETEAEKHCVVLEKERTIAQLKQFLRDKDGKLQEYSEMLESLERCKQRDVLVEKLRERIKERDKALEHSIDEKFHCLEEHESQVRSLQLALREKERDLERLRCILSNNEDTITSLDSLVRSKDLELEQAAEAYRNLQWLKQHSEEKDINTLRERDAIISQLQVALQAHSQETQDLTTALVARVQTAPNEVIEELKARLSLKEKLFQELLSDRSRQSNEHQAQVQDLLDTISSKDQYLQDYSYRMSLVITERTAQLHEIEKQLSLREQELCKLKQDKELGGDVENLRSLLKEKDSLIKELIQSQEEALESSTKETEAKTSALHDELQLLLKKERAAQEEVSALRISLEHQQTAQQGSAKKYFGEYQCVLDQLLSEYNSLNDALRTEKRLYQSLNQIHNRTDSADKIQALHTELDSVQALRGQLEEVLARTRNMALMLERAAKRPADIGELISVVEKDFDDDCSSEEFSDSIEEEDCKVTVHSFTSIQASEIQQLEEERTTLEAELEEIQLQLERDGFTSFAHMRSTLRKLQQENLALKESHNQTNVEQCLSDQETEDELETEGEEDKESDEEEESPFASDQHQKRPILSSYKGNVVGVGPPSKTPECWQDIEEGLREQASRLRSDLALSCQENRELQERLMVSEATVHAQAEQMKDYRDLLKTSIKQASKHVQVDLQDLGYETCGRSENEAEREDASSPEFDDLEMCTALSQHQDYEGEGRGWYAGNTGDPEPFKTRGDPSSLQHLVQDLRSQLTHCHKVIRGLQMRVRSLSATSDYASSLERTPRKVNWALAKSPAPSGVEEDEGWMSDPQGTLSGSSRNKALQELMERVASLETQLRNSRKDSKEQSEETKCATWPGKYNSLIQAQARELSHLRQRIREGQGVCHILSQHLGDTTKTFEELLRSNDIDYYMGQSFREQLAQSTALAQRVVSKISGRDCTESCDDKTATLLALRLSKELQQKDKIIESLHSKLQHRAETPSSCHALSETTDQSDRTSLVSDEFQGTEDLDLCSEADRPEYPGEHSLQPGRFGSEQRAPLPQPSFPFPYGIDVWGKELSPAPQPRALSANAVRPELDILYEKNRGSFSSGDHNQLNILNHSQLSHHAFQQYQLGIPEDYSLKSDSGLVTAGPLWDMESKAPPTLSYSGLTEHPGNSLAGMHLIEEHLQEVKCLRQRLEESIRTNERLRQQLEERLASTGREGGAPTNIYIQGLDTVTQLSNEIRVLKEENQGLQSRLQTSTGEEVGQLRDAVFTARARLKQAELEAEQWKEELRRLQIHSQEQGQQLNVLRQERQMTQEQSNRLQHDVSLLQQQLCESRDLIHSLQGELQVYDQVCARTRTSKGFLSELPILPVELAELLGEVRSLRAQLQNSIQENSTLKQLEQKLGSPRTLCALTASPQRESFYKRQLLHDTFDPHAELEGEAPDGSFANRNGRHVIGHVDDFSALQQQILEGCSLVQQIDATLQSCQGSSLKENYTQGCKNVLDDSCIKMLIANTKTLRQIFEEAMSLLKMFWRAALPSTDASIQSLKKEQCLQEEILSLKLRVSEQEEVLKGTIQRLRSTSRTKESMEHFIVSQLSRTRDVLKKARTNLEKNELKLSSLSSSSSPYTAEEPGESAREWSSDCSVMTSCGAANQRFATRKRTSQCLL